Within the Flavobacterium sp. 9R genome, the region GCAACAGGTTCAAAACCTTCTTCTTTACCTTTTATCTCAATCGATAAAGAAAGAATTATTACTTCAACCGAAGCTTTAAAATTAAAAGAAGTGCCTAAACATCTTGTAATTATTGGAGGTGGAGTTATCGGTATTGAATTAGGTCAAGTGTATTTGCGTTTAGGTGCGCAAGTATCTGTTGTGGAATTTATGGACAGAATCATTCCAGGGATGGATGCTTCTTTGTCTAAAGAATTGACCAAAGTCCTTAAAAAACAAGGAATGAAGTTTTACACTTCTCACAAAGTACAGTCAGTAGAAAGAGCTGGTGATGTAGTAACTGTGAAAGCTGAAAATGCTAAAGGTGAAATCATTACTTTAGAAGGAGATTACTCTTTAGTTTCTGTAGGTCGTCGTCCTTATACTGATGGATTGAATGCAGATAAAGCAGGTGTAAAAATCTCAGATAGAGGTCAAATCGAAGTGAATGACCACTTGCAAACATCTACTCCAAACATCTACGCTATTGGTGATGTGGTGCGTGGCGCGATGTTGGCTCACAAAGCTGAGGAAGAAGGTACAATGGTAGCTGAAATTTTAGCAGGTCAAAAACCACATATCGATTATAATCTAATTCCTGGTGTTGTGTATACTTGGCCAGAAGTTGCTGCAGTTGGACAAACAGAAGAGCAATTAAAAGCAGCTGGAGTAGCCTACAAAGTGGGTAATTTCCCTTTCAAAGCCTTGGGTCGTGCACGTGCTAGTGCAGATTTAGACGGTTTCGTAAAAATCCTTGCTGATGCGAAAACGGATGAAGTTCTTGGTGTGCATATGATTGGAGCTAGAACAGCTGATTTGATTGCAGAAGCAGTGACTGCTATGGAATTTAAAGCTTCAGCCGAAGATATTTCTAGAATGTCACACGCGCATCCTACTTTTGCGGAAGCGATTAAAGAAGCGGCATTGGCTGCTACAGATAATAGAGCGTTACACGTATAAAAGCGTAACTTTCAAAAATAAGAAACCCGTCTCGTGATTATGAGACGGGTTTTGTTGTTTAAATCAAGGAGTAAAGACACTTTTGTAATTGTCCCAATAGCGATAAATCAAAAATAAATTTCCCAAGAATAAAGCGCCAGCAACCGGGATGCCCTCGGGAGCTAAAAAGATATTGATGAACAATATGTTTATCGTGATAGGAAGAATCAAAATATTAGCTAACGTCACAAAACGATTGCTTACAAAAGCTAATCCGCAAAGGAGTTCTATTCCCTTGGCTAGAGGCATAAGATAGGTTGCAGCTACCAATCCTACATTGAACGCTTTAAAATTTCCTGTTGTTTCAGGCTCTGGCATTAAGTGAAAAAAATAACTGATGGAGGCGAACAATAATAGCAGTCCAATCAAAATCCGAATAATAGTAGTGGCTATTTTCATATTTACAATAAATTTTAGGGGTTACTTTTTTTGAAATCAACAATTAATCATTTCGTGGTTAGGTAATGCTTCTTAAACTATCTTTTTTAGGAAATGTTTAATCGTTTATCAAATTTAGGTAATTTATTGATAAATAATGAATTGAAGGACTCGTTTTTCGGATTTTGATTTTTTATAGGAGAGGATTAAATGTGTTTTGAAGCCTTATTTTATATTTTTTATGAAAGACACTTTTTTGAATATCAAGTAAATTACTAAACCAATGAGCGCTAACCACCATAATTTCAAAAGGAAAACTACCAACGATAGCAAATGAAACCAACCAGATTGCAACGCATCCAAGATTTGAATTCCAATAGCTGGCTCAAAATAATACCCTTGTTTTTCATTGGCGACCAATTCCTGTTTTACAACTTCTCTTTGGTACAACTGAAGGGTAATGGTACTGTAATTGATTTGGTCTTGTAGCGATAAATTATCTATAAGACTAGTATCACTTGCAGCTTTTTGATTTTCAAGTTGCGTTTCGGCATTCATAATATCATTGATTTTTTTACCTTTTGTATCAATAGCATTGGCCATTCTTTTTTCATTGGTAGCGCTTCTCTTTTGTAGCAACTCATTGGATAATAATCGTAGCGCTACATCATCTGCTTTGATTAATCGGTAGTCTAAATAATCAATTTCTTTGGCAATTTCTTTTACTACGGTATCCATCTTTTGTTGAGGTACACGAAGCGTGATGGTGTTTTCAACTTTATATTTAGTGGTTTCTAGCGTGCTATCCTGACTAACTTTAGTACTTATTTGGTCATTTATGGTACTTTGAAGGTTGGAGTAGGTAACCAAACCACCCCATTTTCTGCTGGTATTCTCAATCAAGTTGGTCGATTGCACGACACTTTTTACTTTGAATTTGATATCTGCTGTTCGAATGAGCTTCCTTTTTTCTACTGTTTTTGGAGTTTCGGTGGTTTTTTCTTGGGTGTTGCTAACGGTTGCGCTATCGGCCACAGCTGTGGCATAATCAGCGGTTTCTTCTGCCGCAACATCGGCTTTTTTGCACGAAAATAGTACTACTACGATGATTACGGCTAGGGTACTTGCTTTTGCAATTGTTTTCATAAATAAATTAGTTTAATAGATTAAAAAAGGGTTAAAATTCAAATAAAAGTTCCAAAATGGAGTAAGCGTAGTTTTTTAATCAATACCTAATTTTATTTAGTGAAGTAGTACTTTTTTTTACCTATTAAAAAGTGTGCCAATTTTTTTGAGGAAGAAGGCAGAAGGGAATTTTTTGTCGTAATTTTGGAGCTTAAAATAATTATTATTGAGAGTCTCTGAATTTTATACTATAGACAATCCTTCACTTTTTAAGGAACAACTGTTGCATTGGGCACAGCAGTTTCGTGAAGTTGCTTTTTTGGATAGCAATAATTACCCACAAGCGTATTCCAGTTATGATTGTTTGTTGGCTGTAGACGCTTTCACGCTGCTGCAAACCGATTATGATAATGCTTTTGAGGATTTAAAACAGTACCAACAAACGACCAAGGACTGGCTGTTTGGCTATTTGTCTTATGATTTAAAAAACGATAGCGAACGCTTGCAATCCAATAATTTTGATGGATTGGATTTTCCAGATTTATTCTTTTTTCAGCCCAAAAAGATTTTTTTGCTAAAAGGCAATCAGCTCGAGACTCGCTATTTGCATTTATGTGATGACGAGTTGCAAGAAGATTATCAAGATATCACGACTATTGTTCCTCAACAAAGTAGTGCTTCCGAGTCTGTTATGGTTCACGCTAGAATAGACCAAAAAAAATACATCGAGCAAGTACAAAAAATGCAGGAATACATTCATAAAGGCGATATTTATGAAGCCAATTTTTGTATGGAATTTTATGCAGAAAATGCAACCATTCAACCGCTCGAAAAGTTTCAAAAGTTAAATGCTATTTCGCAACCACCCTTTGCGGTTTATTTAAAAAACAACCAGCAGTACTTGTTGTCTGCCACGCCAGAACGCTATTTGAGAAAAGAAGGAGAAGATTTGATTTCGCAACCCATAAAAGGAACCGCAAAACGCTATGAAGACCCTGTGGCCGACGAAAAAGCAAAAGAAGATTTAGCTGCCAATCCAAAAGAACGTGCTGAAAATATTATGATTACCGATTTGGTTCGCAATGATTTATCGCGAACCGCACAAAAAGGTTCGGTGCAAGTAGAAGAACTTTGCGGCATTTATTCTTTTATGCAAGTCCATCAAATGATTTCAACCATCACCTCAAAAATGGACGAAAAATATGCTGTAATTGATGTATTACGCCTCACTTTTCCAATGGGAAGTATGACGGGAGCTCCTAAAATTTCGGCTATGAAAATCATCGAAGAATTAGAAGCGACCAAAAGAGGCTTGTACAGCGGGGCAGTAGGTTATTTCACACCCGAAGGCGATTTCGATTTCAATGTCGTAATTCGCAGTATTTTGTACAATCAAA harbors:
- the lpdA gene encoding dihydrolipoyl dehydrogenase, whose protein sequence is MSSFDVVIIGSGPGGYVSAIRCAQLGFKTAIIEKYSTLGGTCLNVGCIPSKALLASSHHYDEIKHFADHGIELSGEVKVNLEKMIARKQAVVDQTSGGVQFLMDKNKITVFNGLGSFVDATHVAVAKADGTSETIEAKNIIIATGSKPSSLPFISIDKERIITSTEALKLKEVPKHLVIIGGGVIGIELGQVYLRLGAQVSVVEFMDRIIPGMDASLSKELTKVLKKQGMKFYTSHKVQSVERAGDVVTVKAENAKGEIITLEGDYSLVSVGRRPYTDGLNADKAGVKISDRGQIEVNDHLQTSTPNIYAIGDVVRGAMLAHKAEEEGTMVAEILAGQKPHIDYNLIPGVVYTWPEVAAVGQTEEQLKAAGVAYKVGNFPFKALGRARASADLDGFVKILADAKTDEVLGVHMIGARTADLIAEAVTAMEFKASAEDISRMSHAHPTFAEAIKEAALAATDNRALHV
- a CDS encoding DoxX family membrane protein, with the protein product MKIATTIIRILIGLLLLFASISYFFHLMPEPETTGNFKAFNVGLVAATYLMPLAKGIELLCGLAFVSNRFVTLANILILPITINILFINIFLAPEGIPVAGALFLGNLFLIYRYWDNYKSVFTP
- a CDS encoding DUF4349 domain-containing protein, with translation MKTIAKASTLAVIIVVVLFSCKKADVAAEETADYATAVADSATVSNTQEKTTETPKTVEKRKLIRTADIKFKVKSVVQSTNLIENTSRKWGGLVTYSNLQSTINDQISTKVSQDSTLETTKYKVENTITLRVPQQKMDTVVKEIAKEIDYLDYRLIKADDVALRLLSNELLQKRSATNEKRMANAIDTKGKKINDIMNAETQLENQKAASDTSLIDNLSLQDQINYSTITLQLYQREVVKQELVANEKQGYYFEPAIGIQILDALQSGWFHLLSLVVFLLKLWWLALIGLVIYLIFKKVSFIKNIK
- a CDS encoding anthranilate synthase component I family protein, with the translated sequence MRVSEFYTIDNPSLFKEQLLHWAQQFREVAFLDSNNYPQAYSSYDCLLAVDAFTLLQTDYDNAFEDLKQYQQTTKDWLFGYLSYDLKNDSERLQSNNFDGLDFPDLFFFQPKKIFLLKGNQLETRYLHLCDDELQEDYQDITTIVPQQSSASESVMVHARIDQKKYIEQVQKMQEYIHKGDIYEANFCMEFYAENATIQPLEKFQKLNAISQPPFAVYLKNNQQYLLSATPERYLRKEGEDLISQPIKGTAKRYEDPVADEKAKEDLAANPKERAENIMITDLVRNDLSRTAQKGSVQVEELCGIYSFMQVHQMISTITSKMDEKYAVIDVLRLTFPMGSMTGAPKISAMKIIEELEATKRGLYSGAVGYFTPEGDFDFNVVIRSILYNQKKQYLSFSVGSAITALSVPEQEYEECLLKAKAMKSVLE